In Microbacterium enclense, the DNA window GCGGTCCGGGCGGCAGGGGCTCCCCCGGCGGTTCTGTCGTGAGCAGGCGCGCGAGTGCACCGTCGACGAGGTCGACGGCCCCCCACAGGTCGGTCGGTCGCGGATCGATCACGTCATCCGCCTCACATGTGGGGGGCGGGCAGAAGCGTGAAATCGGCGGGTCCGCCGCTCCACGCCGAGCGCCAGCCGCGCTCCTGTGCCGCGTCGCGCAGTCGCGGCATCCCGAGGTAGGAGAAGGCCGCCGGAGCATTGGGGACGAGCCCCGTGACGAGCGTGCGCACGACCCTGAGCGGGGTCCGGCGCACGTCGGCCGTGGTGAGGTCACGCGTGAGCACGCGATGGCCCCGGCGACGCAGGCGGTCGTGGACCTCGGCCATCGTGACCGCGGAGACGGCGCTGAGCGGCCGCACGCCGAACGCGGGCGCGGTGAACCTCCGGGCCTCACCGTGCACGGCGGGATCGAGCCAGACCTGCACGTGGGCTCCGAGGTCGATCACCCGCTCGAACTGCGGGCCGGCCGCGGTGAGGTAGTCGGCGTCGGGGCGGAAGTCCAACATCAGCCCTTTCGCCATGACCCCGGCCTGCACGGCACGGAAGACCCACCCGTCGGCATCCGTGCACCCCTGCGTGTAGATCCAGGTGTGGACGGCTTCGAGCACGGCCTTGCGCGCGGCCTTCGCGGGGTCGAGCGCGACGGAGAAGCCCGCGGCATAGAGCCCCCGATCCGCGTCATATACGAGGGCAGCGATCGCGGGCGCGAACTCCGACGGCATCGCCACCAGCCAGACGGTCAGGCTGCTACCCCGTAGGTCGTCCACCAGGCCGGGGACGCTCGCAGGATCGATGCCGAAGGTCGGCCCGTCGAGATGCCACCACACCTCGAGCGCGTCGCGCTCGATGACCTCGAGCACCCCACGGTCGCGGGCGTCGTCGACGCTCGTGCCGGTGGCGATACCGGCGTAGTTGAGGTGGTGCGTCCGGGGAAGGTGCCGGAAGCGCGACTGCCGCCAGTTCAGGTGCACGAGCGCGTCGGGCAGCCAGACGGGCCGTCCCTCGGCGTCCCGG includes these proteins:
- a CDS encoding YcaO-like family protein, encoding MIRDSISSPAPLPVESLVDAETGVIRSIRPVPHPAGAPHRYLALTASVSDARALGEWPADRVSLGTSFGDPDQARIAAIGEGVERYCGNWLPETLPHDDLRVATADELRADGQPVIELGDLPRFADWQLARAGFVYRELDAATPALWARCRDAEGRPVWLPDALVHLNWRQSRFRHLPRTHHLNYAGIATGTSVDDARDRGVLEVIERDALEVWWHLDGPTFGIDPASVPGLVDDLRGSSLTVWLVAMPSEFAPAIAALVYDADRGLYAAGFSVALDPAKAARKAVLEAVHTWIYTQGCTDADGWVFRAVQAGVMAKGLMLDFRPDADYLTAAGPQFERVIDLGAHVQVWLDPAVHGEARRFTAPAFGVRPLSAVSAVTMAEVHDRLRRRGHRVLTRDLTTADVRRTPLRVVRTLVTGLVPNAPAAFSYLGMPRLRDAAQERGWRSAWSGGPADFTLLPAPHM